The Desulfosporosinus acidiphilus SJ4 genome has a window encoding:
- the polA gene encoding DNA polymerase I: protein MPKMVILDGNSLANRAFYALPLLTTSDGRPTNVLQGFLTMLFRLEQEQHPDYWVVAFDKTKATIRIEQYAGYKAQRKETPEGLRPQFDFLKEILAELDVPMLELAGYEADDLIAAVTKQAEAQGMEVQVYTGDRDALQLISPKTHIYLTKKGISEVECYDEHALWERYQLRPLQIIDLKGLMGDTSDNIPGVPGIGEKTALKLLWEYETVEGVLANAEKVSGKKLQSNLKEYADQARLSKTLATMLTEVPLPFSLENFIYRRPQASKVLPALNKYDLRNVARIWQERYARDGEAKKDIPEVALEQWPVRELSEEGWLAQIEQWRTSKVPLTLACRYEGTGLQGGHWLEWGIAVSGETFKLPREEGDPRVVEAWLGLLESEEVPKILADTKMTALLLGNENKTLKGVAFDLSLASYLIQSSRTKFAPLDLVKEYVPALDAFDSVTDEAAALAQVAPKYQAEIEALGLGDLLHKIEEPLSFVLVQMERQGIGIDIQQLQHFGEGISTTLKQLEQEIYALAETSFNINSPKQLGTILFEKLGLAAAKKTKTGYSTDAETLEELRSAHPIIEKILDYRQLNKLMSTYVNGLLAQEKDGRIHTTFQQTVTATGRLSSTEPNLQNIPIRLEQGRQLRKVFHPTEPGYLLLSADFSQIELRILAHYSQDPLLCESFALGQDVHTRTAAEVFGVSLEAVTSGMRRSAKAVNFGLVYGLTEFGLSRDLGIPRKESKFYIEQYFKRYSGVKQYLENVVAQAKQEGQVRTLLNRLRRIPELYHANRVQRQLGERIAMNTPVQGTAADIMKIAMIQVAEGIKSYQAAVLLQVHDELLLQVAPEDLWQVAHILKDTMENAFPLSVPMTVDCKVGPNWYDLKSYLPKVKKE, encoded by the coding sequence ATGCCGAAAATGGTAATATTAGACGGAAACAGCCTTGCGAATCGCGCTTTCTATGCCTTACCCTTGCTGACAACATCTGATGGGCGTCCGACGAATGTGCTGCAGGGTTTTCTGACGATGCTTTTTCGTTTAGAACAAGAACAACATCCGGATTACTGGGTGGTGGCTTTCGATAAAACAAAGGCAACGATCCGCATCGAACAGTATGCCGGATATAAAGCGCAAAGAAAAGAAACTCCGGAAGGTTTGCGTCCGCAATTTGACTTTCTCAAAGAAATTCTTGCCGAACTGGATGTGCCGATGCTGGAACTTGCCGGTTATGAAGCTGATGATCTTATTGCTGCGGTGACCAAGCAAGCAGAAGCACAGGGAATGGAGGTCCAGGTCTACACCGGTGACAGAGATGCTTTGCAGCTGATCTCGCCAAAGACCCATATCTATTTAACGAAGAAGGGAATCAGCGAAGTTGAATGCTATGATGAGCATGCATTGTGGGAGCGTTACCAACTGCGTCCTCTGCAAATTATAGATTTAAAAGGTTTGATGGGAGACACTTCTGATAATATTCCTGGTGTTCCGGGTATTGGAGAGAAAACTGCTCTCAAATTGCTTTGGGAATATGAAACCGTTGAGGGAGTCTTGGCAAACGCAGAGAAAGTCTCCGGAAAGAAACTGCAAAGTAATTTAAAGGAATATGCAGATCAGGCAAGACTGAGCAAAACCTTAGCTACGATGTTGACGGAGGTGCCTTTGCCGTTCTCCTTAGAGAACTTTATTTATCGCCGGCCTCAAGCATCTAAGGTACTTCCTGCTTTAAACAAATATGATTTGAGAAATGTAGCACGGATATGGCAAGAGCGTTATGCTAGGGATGGGGAGGCTAAAAAAGATATCCCGGAAGTAGCGTTGGAGCAGTGGCCGGTTCGTGAGCTTTCCGAAGAAGGATGGCTGGCTCAGATCGAACAATGGCGTACCTCTAAAGTTCCCCTTACTTTGGCTTGCCGTTATGAAGGAACCGGGCTGCAGGGCGGCCATTGGCTTGAATGGGGGATCGCCGTTTCGGGGGAGACCTTTAAACTGCCCCGAGAAGAAGGAGATCCCAGAGTTGTCGAGGCCTGGCTGGGGTTATTGGAAAGTGAAGAGGTTCCTAAGATTTTGGCCGATACAAAAATGACGGCCTTGCTGCTCGGGAATGAGAACAAGACATTAAAAGGAGTGGCCTTTGATCTCAGCCTGGCGTCTTATTTGATTCAGTCCTCCCGTACGAAGTTCGCTCCTCTGGATTTAGTTAAAGAATATGTTCCTGCACTGGACGCCTTTGACAGTGTTACTGATGAGGCTGCGGCGCTGGCTCAAGTGGCTCCGAAATACCAAGCAGAAATTGAGGCTTTAGGACTGGGAGATTTACTGCATAAGATTGAAGAACCCTTGAGTTTTGTTTTAGTTCAAATGGAGCGTCAGGGGATTGGTATTGATATTCAACAGTTGCAACACTTCGGTGAAGGAATCAGTACCACATTAAAACAATTAGAACAGGAAATCTATGCTTTAGCCGAAACGTCCTTTAATATAAATTCTCCGAAACAGCTAGGAACGATATTGTTCGAAAAACTGGGATTAGCCGCTGCTAAAAAAACGAAAACAGGCTATTCCACCGATGCCGAGACCTTGGAAGAGCTGCGTTCGGCTCATCCGATTATTGAGAAGATTTTAGATTATCGCCAGTTAAATAAGCTCATGTCTACTTATGTCAATGGGTTGCTGGCTCAGGAGAAAGACGGCAGAATTCATACGACCTTCCAGCAAACTGTGACGGCAACGGGGCGGCTTTCCAGTACGGAACCCAACTTGCAAAATATACCCATTCGTTTAGAACAAGGGCGGCAGTTAAGAAAAGTCTTCCATCCAACGGAGCCTGGTTATCTGCTTCTATCGGCGGATTTTTCTCAGATCGAACTGCGTATTTTAGCCCACTATTCTCAAGATCCCTTGCTCTGTGAATCTTTTGCCTTAGGTCAGGATGTTCATACCAGAACTGCTGCCGAAGTTTTTGGCGTTTCCCTTGAAGCAGTGACCTCAGGTATGCGCAGAAGTGCCAAGGCTGTAAATTTTGGGCTTGTCTATGGTTTAACAGAGTTTGGGTTGTCGAGGGATTTAGGTATTCCCCGCAAAGAATCCAAGTTTTACATCGAACAATATTTTAAACGCTATAGCGGCGTGAAACAGTATTTAGAAAATGTCGTTGCTCAAGCCAAACAAGAAGGACAAGTCCGCACCTTATTAAATCGTCTGCGGCGAATTCCAGAACTTTATCACGCCAATAGGGTCCAAAGGCAGCTGGGAGAAAGGATTGCCATGAATACGCCGGTTCAGGGAACAGCGGCAGATATTATGAAAATAGCCATGATCCAAGTTGCTGAAGGGATAAAATCCTATCAAGCGGCTGTTTTATTGCAGGTACATGATGAGCTTTTGCTCCAAGTCGCGCCGGAAGATCTGTGGCAAGTAGCCCACATCTTAAAAGATACCATGGAAAATGCCTTTCCGCTGTCTGTTCCTATGACGGTTGACTGCAAAGTCGGCCCCAATTGGTATGATCTGAAATCCTATTTGCCTAAGGTTAAAAAGGAGTAA
- the mutM gene encoding bifunctional DNA-formamidopyrimidine glycosylase/DNA-(apurinic or apyrimidinic site) lyase codes for MPELPEVETIRRTLAVHITDLRIKDISLKWPSAVSGWRDKDFKELVLGRQILALDRRGKYLLIHLDEEITLIAHMRMTGRLNYYPEPKEPDKHTHVVLTLERGEVHFSDVRKFGRIQAIPTSLCIQESSLSKLGPEPLDPQFTANMLRDRLAKKKVNIKGALLDQHVLAGLGNIYADESLFRAGISPQRPANSLTDEEIKHLHRAIQAVLQAGIDARGTSFRDYRDANGEKGQFEQALQVYGRGGHPCRICGETLERLRLAGRTTVYCPKCQK; via the coding sequence ATGCCAGAATTACCAGAAGTTGAAACAATTCGACGAACCTTAGCTGTACACATTACTGATTTAAGAATAAAAGATATCTCCCTTAAGTGGCCCTCTGCTGTCAGCGGCTGGCGGGACAAGGATTTTAAGGAACTTGTCCTGGGAAGGCAAATTCTAGCTCTCGACCGGCGGGGAAAATATCTCCTCATCCACTTGGATGAGGAGATAACTTTAATCGCCCACATGCGCATGACGGGGCGATTGAATTATTATCCGGAACCGAAGGAACCGGATAAACACACGCATGTAGTCCTCACTTTGGAACGCGGGGAAGTGCACTTTTCTGACGTCCGAAAATTTGGCCGAATTCAAGCGATTCCAACCTCTTTGTGCATCCAAGAGTCCTCGCTGAGCAAACTTGGTCCGGAACCCTTAGATCCACAGTTTACCGCGAATATGCTGCGAGATCGTTTAGCCAAGAAAAAAGTTAATATCAAGGGAGCTTTGCTGGATCAGCATGTTCTTGCCGGATTGGGAAACATCTATGCTGATGAATCACTTTTTCGAGCGGGAATATCCCCCCAGCGCCCAGCTAATTCGCTTACGGATGAGGAAATTAAGCATCTGCATCGAGCCATTCAAGCTGTCTTACAAGCCGGCATTGATGCCCGGGGGACCTCTTTTAGAGACTATAGGGATGCTAATGGGGAAAAGGGGCAGTTTGAACAAGCTCTTCAGGTTTATGGCAGAGGGGGGCATCCCTGTCGGATTTGCGGCGAAACTTTAGAGCGCTTGCGTTTGGCCGGCCGTACAACGGTTTACTGTCCAAAATGTCAGAAGTAA
- a CDS encoding pentapeptide repeat-containing protein, translated as MSKESKIPNFHLRADCNNCFGLCCVALYFSASEGFPMDKEAGQPCLNLQSDFRCSIHQNLQERGLKGCIAYDCFGAGQKVSQVSYLGKDWRTEPQSVKQMFEVFLNMRQIHELLWYLTEALTLKPAFAIRNLIKSMLEKTEKQTYLSPEAVTVLDVASHRAEVNRVLLKTSELVRADARSGQKAHLKHQRSFGRGADLIAKDLRRYDLRGANLRGAYLIAADLRGMDLSGADFIGADFRDTDLRGTDLSKSIFLTQGQINSAKGDEYTKLPPALLRPVFWSSEES; from the coding sequence ATGAGTAAAGAAAGTAAAATTCCAAATTTTCATCTGCGAGCCGACTGTAATAATTGTTTCGGTTTGTGCTGTGTTGCCCTTTATTTTTCTGCCTCAGAAGGGTTTCCAATGGACAAAGAGGCAGGTCAGCCTTGCCTTAACCTGCAGTCCGATTTTCGCTGCAGTATTCACCAAAACCTTCAGGAACGCGGTCTAAAGGGATGTATAGCCTATGACTGTTTTGGAGCAGGTCAAAAAGTTTCACAGGTCAGTTATTTAGGCAAAGATTGGCGGACAGAACCGCAATCAGTTAAGCAGATGTTTGAAGTGTTTTTAAACATGCGTCAAATTCATGAATTGCTCTGGTATTTGACCGAAGCACTGACATTGAAGCCGGCTTTTGCTATCCGTAACTTAATAAAATCCATGCTTGAGAAAACGGAAAAACAAACTTACTTGAGTCCCGAGGCAGTCACGGTATTAGATGTTGCCTCGCATCGGGCAGAGGTTAACAGAGTCCTTCTTAAGACCAGTGAGTTGGTACGAGCAGATGCTCGCTCTGGGCAAAAGGCTCATCTAAAACACCAAAGGTCATTTGGGCGAGGAGCGGATCTGATTGCTAAAGATCTAAGAAGATATGATCTCAGAGGAGCCAACCTGAGGGGAGCTTATCTTATTGCTGCCGACCTGAGAGGAATGGACCTTAGCGGTGCAGATTTTATCGGTGCCGATTTTCGAGATACAGATTTGCGAGGAACCGACTTAAGTAAGAGTATTTTTCTTACCCAAGGACAAATCAATTCAGCGAAGGGCGATGAATACACCAAGTTGCCACCCGCACTACTTCGCCCAGTATTTTGGAGTTCAGAAGAATCTTGA
- a CDS encoding C40 family peptidase: MKLNFRLKQWNGKFKLAAASTLVFTSLVTFVPVVQAATLMKLGSRGNDVITLQKELNNLNYSVGTADGIFGSKTLSAVEAFQQNDHLQVDGIAGPITQDALEKAQSQSAQATQATQAIQSTAQATQAAQSAQATQTSNTNPIVSRIISEANSLLGTPYLWGGTTPKGFDCSGFTQYVYASQGIVLPRTSQEQGKTGTAVTYHDLKSGDLVFFSIAGNGTIDHVGIYLGNSQFISATTHKGVAVYPLTSSYWLNTFIGAQRVL; this comes from the coding sequence ATGAAACTAAATTTTAGATTAAAACAATGGAATGGAAAGTTTAAACTTGCCGCAGCCAGTACATTAGTATTCACGAGTCTAGTAACATTTGTTCCGGTTGTCCAAGCAGCGACCCTCATGAAATTAGGCTCACGAGGGAATGATGTCATAACCTTGCAAAAGGAATTAAATAACTTAAATTATAGTGTAGGAACAGCAGACGGAATTTTTGGTTCGAAAACATTGTCGGCCGTGGAGGCTTTCCAACAAAACGATCATCTCCAAGTCGATGGAATTGCCGGGCCTATAACCCAAGACGCCTTAGAGAAAGCCCAATCTCAATCTGCTCAAGCTACTCAAGCTACTCAGGCTATTCAGTCAACCGCTCAAGCAACTCAAGCTGCTCAATCTGCTCAAGCAACTCAAACCTCGAATACCAACCCTATAGTTTCCAGGATCATTTCTGAAGCCAATAGTTTGCTGGGAACACCTTATCTTTGGGGGGGAACTACTCCCAAAGGCTTTGATTGTTCAGGTTTTACTCAATATGTTTATGCTTCTCAAGGTATCGTACTGCCGCGTACCAGCCAGGAACAAGGAAAGACCGGCACCGCCGTTACCTACCATGACCTGAAATCTGGAGATTTAGTCTTCTTCTCTATAGCAGGCAACGGAACCATTGACCATGTCGGAATTTATCTCGGCAACTCGCAATTTATCAGTGCTACAACCCATAAAGGAGTGGCGGTCTACCCCTTAACTTCGTCCTATTGGTTAAACACCTTCATAGGCGCTCAAAGGGTCTTATAA
- a CDS encoding DMT family transporter, which translates to MNQKKQPSPWGIWWIALGAAMWGLDGVFIVTLLHYVTSSQIVWMEHVLLFLFAFPVLIRKRRELTNLKLNDWLAVIFIGWGGSALASILFTAGFTYGNPNVVLILQKLQPIFAVLLAAVILKERLRKNYWKLLISALIGAYLLTFGLHIPSTSGNTSQLIGSLFAIGAAALWGGSTVMGKHLAGKVSFTTLTALRFAVALPLLTVIVLAQHPNWQIIGKALSIAPVWANLLFQTLVPSLMSLLLYYHGLDGVKASHATIAELAFPASGLLLNWLVLHQTINLGQWLGFAIVWLAVLQLSRMSSEPDALAPSLEASSSQQADLASK; encoded by the coding sequence TTGAATCAAAAAAAACAGCCATCTCCTTGGGGTATCTGGTGGATCGCCCTGGGAGCAGCAATGTGGGGACTCGACGGCGTCTTTATCGTGACCTTACTCCACTATGTGACATCCTCTCAGATTGTCTGGATGGAACATGTCTTACTGTTTCTCTTCGCTTTTCCGGTTCTTATCCGGAAACGCAGAGAACTCACTAATCTAAAACTCAATGACTGGCTGGCAGTCATCTTCATAGGATGGGGCGGATCAGCTCTGGCCTCAATCTTATTTACCGCCGGATTTACTTACGGGAATCCAAATGTCGTGCTTATCTTGCAAAAACTCCAGCCCATTTTTGCCGTACTCCTCGCCGCCGTAATACTAAAGGAGCGTTTACGGAAAAACTACTGGAAATTACTGATCTCCGCACTGATCGGAGCCTATTTGCTGACCTTCGGTTTGCACATTCCTTCAACTTCCGGGAACACTTCACAACTTATTGGCTCATTGTTTGCCATTGGAGCTGCAGCACTTTGGGGAGGGTCCACCGTTATGGGAAAACATTTGGCCGGCAAAGTGTCTTTTACTACTTTAACCGCTCTTCGCTTCGCAGTTGCCCTGCCTCTTCTGACCGTCATCGTCTTAGCTCAACACCCTAACTGGCAGATCATCGGCAAAGCCCTCAGCATAGCACCTGTTTGGGCCAACCTCTTATTCCAAACCTTAGTACCAAGCCTCATGAGCTTGCTCCTTTATTACCATGGGTTGGATGGAGTAAAGGCCTCACATGCCACGATTGCGGAACTTGCCTTTCCTGCATCAGGCTTGCTTCTTAACTGGCTGGTATTGCACCAGACCATTAACCTTGGACAATGGCTTGGCTTTGCAATTGTCTGGCTAGCTGTACTCCAGTTATCAAGAATGAGCAGCGAACCGGATGCCCTGGCACCATCTCTTGAAGCATCTTCTTCCCAACAAGCAGATTTAGCAAGCAAGTAA
- a CDS encoding YgaP family membrane protein: MTLFFLATEIPPQKLYLRYFAAVAGIPSKRKLNYAVVLSGLIMNLVALPLNCLHLNCVTFEDIGQTNSEVIEMKCNVGKTEQFVRIVIGTVIILLGISLKSWWGLIGLLGIITGLIRYCPANDILGISTCEVPKKK; the protein is encoded by the coding sequence ATGACACTCTTCTTCTTAGCCACTGAAATACCTCCTCAAAAGCTCTATCTTAGATACTTCGCTGCTGTTGCAGGAATCCCTTCAAAGCGAAAGCTTAACTATGCAGTTGTATTGAGCGGCCTTATTATGAATTTAGTGGCTCTCCCCCTGAATTGCTTACACCTGAATTGCGTTACATTCGAAGATATTGGACAAACTAATTCAGAGGTGATTGAAATGAAATGTAACGTTGGAAAAACTGAGCAATTTGTGAGAATTGTCATTGGAACAGTTATTATCCTGCTAGGTATATCCTTAAAGAGCTGGTGGGGGCTTATTGGGCTCCTAGGGATCATAACAGGTCTTATACGTTATTGTCCAGCTAATGATATTTTAGGGATCTCAACCTGCGAAGTTCCGAAAAAAAAATAG
- the lepB gene encoding signal peptidase I codes for MAKKKSVIRLIVEFAEILIFASVLSWGLRSNVVEAATIPTPSMMPTIHIQDRVIVDELIYKFSGIQRDDIIVFDPPKNLDSSGDYWIKRVIGLPGDKVQITGGKVYINGQAQTEPFEMEAPNYTYGPVTVPKDSYFLLGDNRNNSLDSHYWGALPAKDIEGKAVLRYWPLNRFGTLPK; via the coding sequence GTGGCTAAGAAGAAGAGTGTCATTCGTTTAATCGTGGAATTCGCAGAAATTTTAATATTCGCTTCGGTTTTATCCTGGGGACTGCGGAGCAACGTTGTGGAAGCGGCGACGATACCGACGCCTTCCATGATGCCTACGATTCATATTCAGGACAGAGTCATTGTCGACGAGTTGATTTATAAGTTTTCCGGCATACAAAGGGACGATATCATTGTTTTTGACCCGCCTAAGAACCTGGATTCCAGCGGTGACTATTGGATCAAAAGAGTTATCGGACTGCCGGGAGACAAGGTTCAAATTACCGGCGGCAAGGTCTATATCAATGGGCAAGCACAGACGGAACCTTTCGAAATGGAAGCACCTAATTATACCTATGGTCCTGTAACTGTCCCGAAAGATTCCTATTTTTTACTGGGAGACAATCGCAATAACAGTCTTGACAGCCATTATTGGGGAGCCTTGCCGGCCAAGGACATCGAAGGTAAGGCGGTCTTACGTTATTGGCCCCTGAATAGGTTTGGAACGTTGCCTAAATAA
- a CDS encoding DNA-deoxyinosine glycosylase, with the protein MEKTPLHSFQPIIDSTSRILILGSMPGVQSLKEQRYYANPQNQFWRILYTIFSVPFDSDYQQRISFIRSQRIALWDVIATCHREGSLDSNIKDERVNDFHRLFETCTALTLVLFNGAKAYEIFKKRVGFNFSNLSFRQLPSTSPANTIKLEEKINQWAIIREFLAREFKQ; encoded by the coding sequence TTGGAGAAAACTCCCCTGCATTCATTCCAGCCTATCATTGATAGTACCTCACGCATTTTGATTCTTGGTTCAATGCCAGGAGTTCAGTCGCTGAAAGAACAACGTTATTATGCAAATCCGCAGAATCAGTTTTGGCGAATTCTCTATACAATTTTTTCTGTGCCTTTTGATTCAGATTATCAGCAACGGATCAGCTTTATTAGGAGTCAAAGGATTGCCTTGTGGGATGTTATTGCAACTTGTCATAGAGAAGGAAGTTTAGATTCCAATATTAAGGATGAGAGGGTTAATGATTTTCATCGTCTGTTCGAGACTTGTACTGCTCTCACATTAGTCCTGTTTAATGGCGCCAAGGCCTACGAAATCTTTAAAAAGCGGGTGGGGTTTAACTTTAGCAATCTAAGTTTTAGACAATTGCCTTCTACCAGCCCGGCTAATACTATAAAACTTGAAGAAAAGATTAATCAGTGGGCGATAATCCGCGAATTTTTAGCTCGTGAATTTAAGCAGTAA
- a CDS encoding HAD family hydrolase: protein MKYKAAIFDLDGTLVDSLEDLAESMNAVLRRLNYEIHDLESYKYFIGNGIKNLVRQALPEESRDESIISGCFDSMLKEYRERCLDKTKPYAEVPELLDELTKRNIKLCILTNKADELAQKVVSVLLADWNFEFVIGPSVNIPRKPDPTGALLISSSLAIPPAEIIYLGDSGVDMQTAAAANMYAVGALWGYRTREELIRNGARSLIDHPLEFLKYL, encoded by the coding sequence ATGAAATACAAGGCAGCAATTTTTGATCTCGATGGAACCTTAGTTGACTCCCTTGAAGACCTCGCCGAGTCTATGAACGCAGTTTTGCGCAGGTTGAATTATGAAATTCATGACTTAGAGTCCTATAAATATTTTATTGGTAACGGAATTAAAAATCTCGTCCGTCAAGCATTGCCCGAGGAATCTAGAGATGAATCTATTATTTCTGGATGCTTTGATTCCATGCTGAAAGAATACCGAGAGCGATGTCTTGACAAGACGAAACCTTATGCAGAAGTTCCCGAATTGCTGGACGAGCTGACTAAACGTAACATTAAGCTTTGTATTTTAACGAATAAGGCTGATGAATTGGCCCAAAAAGTCGTATCAGTCCTTTTAGCAGATTGGAACTTTGAATTTGTCATAGGTCCTAGTGTAAATATCCCGAGAAAGCCTGATCCCACAGGTGCTTTATTGATCAGTTCCAGTTTGGCTATTCCGCCGGCGGAAATCATTTATTTGGGGGATTCCGGGGTGGATATGCAAACTGCAGCAGCAGCCAATATGTATGCAGTGGGCGCTCTCTGGGGTTATCGAACGAGAGAGGAATTGATCAGAAACGGTGCTCGGAGTTTAATTGACCATCCTTTGGAATTTTTAAAGTACTTATAG
- a CDS encoding DUF2953 domain-containing protein, whose product MRVLAFLLALAILFLFSLAIKAEVDFRYRRVEEKDHLEIDFRALHGIWHAQYQIPTLQLEWEKGPEIEVNQVSEEKGGTRKAKSDVRLRYIRLGWLYRLWPNVPNYLHQLAWVKKEFYHGIHCKAIKWRIEVGYKDAAQTAMAAGAFWSMFGFALARLYKQVIVEVQNPELVVVPQYKKEGFLCDIQCIFHLRIGHIIFVGFNAVRRFKRARRG is encoded by the coding sequence ATGCGAGTTTTAGCCTTTTTGCTCGCGTTGGCTATTCTTTTCCTTTTTAGCTTAGCGATTAAAGCAGAGGTAGATTTTCGCTATCGGCGGGTAGAGGAAAAAGATCATCTGGAGATTGATTTTCGAGCGTTGCATGGAATTTGGCATGCTCAATATCAAATTCCAACACTTCAATTAGAATGGGAAAAAGGACCGGAAATAGAAGTGAATCAAGTTAGTGAAGAAAAGGGAGGAACTCGGAAAGCAAAATCAGACGTACGCCTTCGTTATATTCGCCTAGGATGGCTATATAGGCTTTGGCCAAATGTACCCAATTATCTCCATCAATTGGCCTGGGTAAAGAAGGAATTCTATCATGGAATCCATTGTAAAGCCATTAAATGGCGAATTGAAGTCGGATACAAGGACGCCGCTCAAACAGCTATGGCAGCGGGAGCTTTTTGGAGCATGTTTGGTTTTGCTCTGGCTCGTCTATACAAGCAAGTGATTGTAGAGGTTCAGAACCCTGAGCTTGTGGTGGTTCCTCAATATAAAAAAGAAGGTTTTTTATGTGATATCCAATGCATATTCCACCTAAGAATCGGTCATATTATTTTTGTTGGATTTAATGCTGTGCGTAGATTCAAACGGGCTAGAAGGGGGTAG
- the ytfJ gene encoding GerW family sporulation protein, producing the protein MGNHPIELLMKTAMESIQQIVDVNTIIGDPVETHDGSVIIPISRVACGFAAGGSEFSPPEKSKENGNSGESANNQLPFGGGAGAGVSVQPVGFLVVGNGTIRLLPVDSNVVIDRILDSVPDLIDKLSGMFQKKKKPADEIILARE; encoded by the coding sequence ATGGGGAATCATCCTATAGAATTATTAATGAAAACCGCCATGGAAAGCATTCAACAGATCGTGGATGTCAACACTATAATTGGTGACCCGGTGGAGACCCATGATGGATCGGTCATTATTCCAATATCAAGAGTGGCTTGCGGCTTTGCTGCTGGTGGCAGCGAATTTTCTCCACCCGAGAAGTCAAAAGAGAATGGAAATTCGGGTGAATCGGCAAATAACCAACTGCCTTTTGGAGGAGGTGCCGGTGCCGGCGTATCCGTACAGCCTGTTGGGTTTTTGGTCGTTGGAAATGGGACGATACGCCTCTTACCTGTAGATAGTAATGTTGTTATAGATCGTATTTTGGATTCGGTTCCTGACCTTATAGACAAACTATCAGGAATGTTTCAAAAGAAAAAGAAACCGGCGGATGAAATTATTCTGGCCAGAGAATAA
- a CDS encoding nucleoside recognition domain-containing protein translates to MVNLIWLCMLVIGIAISALNGRIEIVTISAMKAAELGVEVAIELIGVMSLWLGLMRLAEEAGVVRGIARLFGPIVRRLFPTLKPDSPALGAIIMNLSANILGLGNAATPFGLKAMQELQKENPTPEVASPAMITFLALNTSCITLIPATIIGVRLKANSADPTEIIGTTIVATGCAMASAIFADFLFRRREIK, encoded by the coding sequence ATGGTTAACCTCATATGGCTTTGTATGTTAGTGATTGGAATTGCTATTTCCGCGCTTAATGGGCGGATCGAGATTGTTACTATATCGGCTATGAAAGCGGCGGAATTAGGTGTGGAGGTAGCCATTGAACTCATCGGGGTCATGAGTTTATGGCTGGGACTGATGCGTTTAGCTGAAGAAGCGGGAGTTGTCAGGGGGATAGCCCGTCTTTTTGGTCCTATCGTTCGCCGTCTCTTTCCCACGCTAAAGCCTGACAGCCCGGCCCTAGGAGCTATAATTATGAATCTAAGTGCCAACATTTTAGGATTAGGTAATGCAGCGACCCCCTTTGGTCTAAAAGCAATGCAAGAATTACAAAAGGAGAATCCTACTCCTGAAGTGGCAAGTCCGGCAATGATTACCTTTCTTGCTCTCAATACATCTTGCATTACTCTGATTCCTGCAACGATTATTGGAGTCAGGCTGAAGGCGAACTCGGCTGATCCGACTGAGATTATCGGCACAACCATTGTTGCCACTGGATGTGCGATGGCTTCAGCCATATTCGCCGATTTTCTTTTTCGGCGGAGGGAAATTAAATGA
- a CDS encoding spore maturation protein, with the protein MKVIAEISRWAIPLLLLLIPVIAYLRKVPVYESFVAGAEEGFNTGVRILPFLIGMLVSIRIFVDSGALNILAHWLQPLFAFLGLDSNFAAIIPLAIMRPLSGSGALGVATQLINQYGPDSYIGRLASTLQGSTDTTFFVLTVYFGSVGIKKYRYALKLGLLADFIGLIVSIWIVTKTF; encoded by the coding sequence ATGAAGGTTATCGCCGAAATTTCTCGCTGGGCAATTCCGCTGCTGTTACTGCTTATCCCAGTGATTGCGTATTTGCGAAAAGTTCCAGTCTATGAGTCCTTCGTGGCAGGAGCCGAAGAGGGATTTAATACCGGAGTACGTATACTTCCGTTCCTAATAGGCATGTTAGTATCTATTCGAATCTTTGTTGATTCCGGAGCATTGAACATTTTGGCACATTGGCTGCAGCCGCTTTTTGCCTTTTTAGGATTGGATTCTAATTTTGCGGCAATTATACCCTTAGCGATCATGCGTCCGTTAAGCGGGTCAGGTGCTCTGGGTGTAGCCACTCAACTGATAAATCAATACGGTCCTGATTCTTATATAGGCAGGTTAGCCTCTACTCTTCAAGGAAGCACCGATACGACGTTTTTCGTGCTTACAGTGTATTTTGGTTCGGTTGGGATAAAGAAATATCGTTACGCCCTCAAATTGGGATTATTAGCAGATTTTATCGGGTTGATTGTTTCGATTTGGATTGTTACAAAAACGTTTTAA